Proteins from a genomic interval of Rhodothermus marinus:
- a CDS encoding M28 family metallopeptidase, protein MKRLWIVLLLAGWTLAGKTQPVTKQPDPYIQQLLARVSADSIEANIRRLAAFGTRHTLSPTENDTFGIGAARRWIKRTLERYAAAGGGRMEVFFDRFWYGPDGRGVDRRVEIVNVIARLPGTDPEDDRIFIVSGHYDSRVSDVMDSLSYAPGASDDASGTAAVMEMARVLAGERFPATILFVAMAAEEQGLLGARHLAAMADSLGWNVAGMFTLDIIGNTEGDNGVRDNRTVRVFSEGVPSAETLQQARLRQAIGGENDSPSRQLARYLHEIGARYVPELHVKLIFRRDRFLRGGDHIPFNERGFAAVRLTEPNESYTRQHQDVRVENGIAYGDVPDRVDFDYVARVTRLMTAVLANLAMAPPPPAAAYIDARGLSVDTRLLWEPPRAGRDRLAGYYVLVRETTAPQWQQKWFVPATDTSYTFVGWSKDDYFFGIQSVDAQGHESRILFPVPRFR, encoded by the coding sequence ATGAAACGGCTCTGGATCGTACTGCTACTGGCCGGATGGACACTGGCAGGAAAGACGCAGCCGGTAACGAAGCAGCCGGATCCTTACATCCAGCAGTTGCTGGCGCGCGTCTCGGCCGATTCGATCGAGGCGAACATCCGCCGGCTGGCCGCCTTCGGTACGCGGCATACGCTTTCGCCGACCGAAAACGATACGTTCGGCATCGGGGCCGCCCGTCGCTGGATCAAACGAACGCTCGAACGCTACGCGGCGGCCGGCGGCGGACGCATGGAGGTATTTTTCGACCGCTTCTGGTACGGACCGGACGGCCGCGGTGTGGATCGGCGCGTGGAGATCGTTAACGTGATCGCTCGCCTGCCCGGCACCGATCCTGAAGACGACCGCATTTTCATCGTCAGCGGCCATTACGACAGCCGCGTGAGCGACGTGATGGATTCGCTTTCGTACGCGCCGGGCGCCTCGGACGACGCCAGCGGGACAGCCGCCGTCATGGAAATGGCCCGGGTGCTGGCCGGTGAGCGCTTTCCGGCCACGATTCTGTTCGTGGCGATGGCGGCCGAGGAGCAGGGGCTCCTCGGCGCCCGACATCTGGCGGCCATGGCCGACTCGCTGGGCTGGAACGTGGCCGGGATGTTCACGCTGGACATCATCGGCAATACCGAGGGCGACAACGGCGTGCGCGACAACCGGACGGTGCGCGTCTTTTCGGAAGGAGTGCCCTCGGCCGAAACGCTGCAGCAGGCCCGTCTGCGCCAGGCTATCGGCGGCGAAAACGACAGTCCGTCCCGCCAGCTTGCCCGCTACCTGCACGAGATCGGCGCGCGCTATGTGCCCGAGCTCCACGTGAAGCTGATCTTCCGGCGCGACCGCTTCCTGAGGGGCGGCGACCATATTCCGTTCAACGAGCGCGGCTTTGCGGCCGTCCGACTCACCGAGCCCAACGAATCCTACACGCGCCAGCATCAGGACGTGCGCGTCGAGAACGGCATCGCCTACGGCGACGTGCCCGACCGTGTGGATTTCGATTACGTGGCACGGGTGACCCGTCTGATGACAGCTGTGCTGGCCAACCTGGCGATGGCCCCGCCGCCACCCGCAGCCGCCTATATCGACGCGCGGGGGCTCTCGGTCGATACCCGGCTGCTCTGGGAGCCTCCGCGGGCCGGACGCGACCGGCTGGCGGGCTACTACGTGCTCGTGCGTGAGACCACCGCTCCGCAATGGCAGCAGAAGTGGTTCGTGCCGGCCACGGACACCAGCTACACCTTCGTGGGCTGGTCGAAGGACGATTACTTCTTCGGCATTCAGTCGGTGGATGCACAGGGCCACGAAAGCCGCATCCTGTTTCCTGTCCCTCGATTCCGTTAA
- a CDS encoding amidase: protein MPLDRRLFLQYCSALGLTGTLFPGVLYAKIEEGEPITPETIACAERIAGLSFTEEQRQMMVEDLTERLKDYEAMRQVPLPNDVIPAFVFDPTIGGEPIPEGTAGMRWEPRPVERPRSDEDLAFMTVAELSYLLKTRQVRSVELTELYLARLKRYDPVLKAVITYTEERAMAQARQADEELDAGHWRGPLHGVPYGAKDLLAVPGYRTTWGAKPYENQVLDVTAAVIEKLDAAGAVLVAKLTLGALAWGDVWFGGQTKNPWNIEQGSSGSSAGPGAAVAAGLVPFAIGSETLGSIVSPSTRNGVTGHRPTFGAVSRYGAMTLAWTMDKLGPMARSAEDCALVFDVIRGRDPRDPSTRDMPFPFDPNFDVRQLRVGYLAEAFEEDYENREADLQTLQVLRDLGIELKPIRLPDDLPVSAMLLTLEVEAAAAFDELTRTGGVDLMVRQGRNTWPHVFRVARFVPAVEFLQANRIRTLLMQRMAEVFQEVDVFVSPTFGGGTLRITNLTGHPCVCVPNAFHPLKDNPLSPRRRPGSITFIGGLYRDAEVLMLAHAYQQATDFHRRRPPIR, encoded by the coding sequence ATGCCGCTGGATCGTCGTCTGTTCCTCCAGTACTGCTCGGCGCTGGGGCTGACCGGTACGCTTTTCCCCGGCGTACTGTATGCGAAAATCGAAGAAGGCGAGCCGATCACGCCGGAAACGATCGCCTGTGCCGAACGCATCGCCGGCCTGTCTTTTACGGAAGAACAGCGCCAGATGATGGTGGAGGACCTGACCGAGCGCCTGAAGGATTACGAGGCGATGCGTCAGGTCCCGCTTCCCAACGATGTGATTCCGGCCTTCGTGTTCGATCCGACCATCGGCGGCGAGCCGATCCCGGAAGGAACGGCCGGAATGCGCTGGGAACCCCGACCGGTGGAGCGGCCGCGCAGCGACGAAGACCTGGCCTTCATGACGGTGGCCGAACTTTCGTACCTGCTCAAGACGCGGCAGGTGCGCTCGGTGGAACTGACCGAACTGTATCTGGCCCGTCTGAAGCGCTACGATCCCGTGCTGAAGGCCGTTATCACCTATACCGAGGAGCGGGCCATGGCCCAGGCGCGACAGGCCGACGAAGAGCTGGACGCCGGCCACTGGCGAGGGCCGCTGCACGGCGTGCCCTACGGCGCCAAGGACCTGCTGGCCGTACCCGGCTATCGCACGACCTGGGGCGCGAAACCCTACGAAAACCAGGTGCTGGATGTGACGGCTGCCGTGATCGAAAAGCTGGATGCGGCCGGCGCCGTGCTCGTGGCCAAGCTGACGCTGGGGGCGCTGGCCTGGGGCGACGTGTGGTTCGGCGGCCAGACGAAAAACCCCTGGAACATCGAGCAGGGCTCGAGTGGCTCTTCGGCGGGACCCGGGGCGGCGGTGGCAGCCGGGCTGGTGCCGTTCGCGATCGGGTCGGAGACGCTGGGTTCGATCGTGTCGCCCTCGACACGTAACGGAGTGACCGGCCATCGTCCGACGTTCGGGGCGGTGAGCCGCTACGGGGCCATGACGTTGGCCTGGACGATGGACAAGCTCGGCCCCATGGCCCGTTCGGCCGAGGATTGCGCGCTCGTGTTCGATGTGATCCGGGGACGCGACCCGCGCGATCCGAGTACGCGCGATATGCCGTTCCCCTTCGATCCGAACTTCGACGTGCGGCAACTGCGCGTGGGCTATCTGGCCGAAGCCTTTGAGGAAGATTACGAGAACCGGGAAGCCGACCTGCAGACGCTCCAGGTGCTGCGCGACCTGGGCATTGAACTGAAGCCCATCCGCCTGCCGGACGACCTGCCCGTCTCGGCCATGCTGCTCACACTGGAAGTGGAGGCGGCCGCCGCCTTTGATGAACTGACCCGGACAGGCGGGGTGGACCTGATGGTCCGGCAGGGACGCAACACCTGGCCGCATGTGTTCCGGGTGGCGCGTTTTGTGCCGGCAGTCGAGTTTCTGCAGGCCAACCGCATCCGCACGCTGCTCATGCAGCGGATGGCCGAGGTTTTCCAAGAGGTGGACGTGTTCGTTTCACCGACGTTCGGCGGTGGAACACTTCGCATTACGAACCTGACGGGCCATCCCTGCGTGTGCGTGCCGAACGCCTTCCATCCGCTGAAAGACAACCCGCTGTCGCCGCGTCGCCGGCCCGGCAGCATCACGTTCATCGGCGGCCTGTATCGGGATGCCGAGGTGCTCATGCTGGCGCACGCCTACCAGCAGGCCACCGATTTTCACCGGCGCCGCCCGCCGATTCGTTGA
- a CDS encoding LacI family DNA-binding transcriptional regulator, which yields MKKRVTIADVARKAGVSVGTVSAVLNNRPTVREHTRRRVLAAIEELGYQPSPSARALGAMQGDGKVFEPAIGLIIKEMDNPFYSEVVIGAQEYLASRGYISFVCTSEGSYEKEGELLRAFQNRYVQGAVIAPVLDARADLSHLFMLRRAEYPFVLLEAVQGLQVNVVSVDNVRAAQMAVSYLIERGHERIVHFAGPPYTQHTRDRILGVEKAFSQSHLRFTDEVIIPAGAHLQDGYEAALEYFRTHRDSLPTGVTCFNDLVAMGVLRALHELGIRVPEEVSVIGFDDIPMAAYLSTPLTSVRVPKREMGARAAELLLELIEAHDRGEQLPPRHIVLEAELVERATTRAL from the coding sequence ATGAAAAAGCGCGTGACCATTGCCGATGTGGCCCGGAAGGCCGGGGTTTCGGTGGGGACGGTTTCCGCGGTGCTGAACAACCGGCCGACCGTTCGCGAGCATACGCGACGGCGGGTACTGGCGGCCATCGAAGAACTGGGCTATCAGCCCTCGCCTTCGGCGCGGGCGCTGGGCGCCATGCAGGGCGACGGGAAGGTCTTCGAGCCGGCGATCGGGTTGATCATCAAAGAGATGGACAATCCGTTCTACTCGGAGGTGGTCATCGGAGCGCAGGAATATCTGGCGTCGCGCGGGTACATTTCGTTTGTGTGCACTTCGGAGGGGAGCTACGAAAAAGAAGGCGAGCTGCTCAGGGCCTTTCAGAACCGGTACGTGCAGGGTGCGGTGATTGCGCCGGTACTGGATGCGCGGGCCGATCTATCCCATCTGTTCATGCTGCGACGGGCCGAATATCCTTTCGTGCTGCTGGAGGCCGTGCAGGGGTTGCAGGTGAACGTGGTCAGCGTCGATAACGTCCGGGCCGCGCAGATGGCCGTCAGCTATCTGATCGAGCGCGGGCATGAACGCATCGTGCATTTTGCCGGGCCGCCCTACACGCAGCACACGCGCGACCGCATTCTGGGCGTGGAGAAAGCTTTCAGCCAGTCGCATTTGCGTTTTACCGACGAGGTGATCATTCCGGCCGGGGCGCACCTGCAGGACGGTTACGAAGCGGCGCTGGAGTATTTCCGCACGCACCGCGACAGCTTGCCCACGGGCGTGACCTGTTTCAACGACCTGGTGGCAATGGGCGTGCTCCGGGCATTGCACGAACTGGGGATTCGCGTGCCCGAGGAGGTATCGGTGATCGGGTTCGACGACATTCCGATGGCCGCCTATCTGAGCACGCCGCTGACGAGCGTACGCGTGCCCAAGCGCGAGATGGGCGCCCGCGCGGCCGAGCTGTTGCTGGAGTTGATCGAAGCGCACGACCGGGGCGAACAGCTCCCTCCGCGGCATATCGTACTGGAAGCCGAGCTTGTCGAACGCGCCACCACACGGGCGTTGTAA
- a CDS encoding TonB-dependent receptor translates to MKRFLLLLLGGGLMTMVVRAGTTGKIAGYVTDAATGEPLPGVQVYIEETMQGTTTDAEGYYVIINVKPGTYTLVFKYVGYADVRVENVRVEVDKTTTINVQMQETVIQGEEVVVVAERPIVQIDRTTTTAFVGEEELEALPVTNIGEVINQQAGVVDGHFRGGRLGEVAYLINGVPINNPYTNSAALEVEKNMVSALEVISGVFNAEYGQAMSGVVNIVTKGVPRKWTGSFSAEIGGIASNRKLEFVKRLAPPGNGLRYDDFTSEMVPYSKAAGFPGHEDLQFSLGGPLLQDKLGIRVTGRYLYTEGHVIGRRLFMPSDSSQNLSSGNPETWIIESTGDQKFVPSHMRRYSINGALTYQITPGVRFEYNLLWQDATGRNINHQQKYVPDGINRWFNNSQFHLFSLRLTPNAHSFANINYSYLRDAGASRLYDIPKDFKETGILDRRYVSSRLSSLEGGNAFDVGGNDLYNASDLTVTHTILADYTNQINQVHQIKAGFSARLHRIRNGSYGIEVSSRTGWLPMPSPDPYGRDTLRADPYELAAYIQDKMEFKNLIVNAGIRFDYFNPDYEIPIDWTQANQLYIPVIDENGQTTGDSLYNRKPAPARYQISPRLGIAFPISSSGVIRFSAGLFFQIPQLSILYTNPEYEVNPQDNSTYFGNPALNPERTLHFEVGLQQGLTEDLGVELTLFSKDIRNLTGVEIQRDVRTTANFVRYINRDVGVARGFTFSLYQRPGGPVTWDVDYTLQFAKGTSSNPDEAFQRFQSGEEPILSLVRLDWDRRHVLNASITLNPSPALSLTIYSRYQTGTPYTTVRRFIRSYIKNNADRPSGFLTDLRMYLRPPVFNNRLSLILQVDNLFDARIHYGVYEDTGRGDESVTKEQYERTGTRPGGVNSLDEYFYRQDWFSPPRRVYFGLRYDF, encoded by the coding sequence ATGAAGCGTTTTTTGTTGTTGCTGCTGGGTGGGGGGCTGATGACGATGGTCGTTCGGGCCGGCACAACCGGTAAGATTGCCGGCTATGTGACCGATGCGGCCACAGGTGAGCCGCTACCCGGCGTGCAGGTCTACATCGAAGAGACGATGCAGGGGACGACCACCGATGCGGAAGGTTACTATGTGATCATCAATGTGAAGCCGGGGACCTATACGCTGGTCTTCAAATACGTGGGATATGCGGATGTGCGGGTGGAAAACGTGCGCGTGGAGGTGGACAAAACCACCACGATCAACGTCCAGATGCAGGAGACGGTGATTCAGGGGGAAGAGGTAGTGGTAGTGGCTGAACGGCCAATTGTGCAGATTGACCGGACGACCACGACGGCGTTCGTCGGTGAGGAAGAGCTGGAGGCATTGCCCGTTACGAATATCGGAGAGGTCATCAATCAGCAGGCGGGTGTGGTGGACGGCCACTTCCGGGGTGGACGCCTTGGTGAGGTAGCCTATCTGATCAACGGCGTGCCCATCAATAACCCCTATACCAACAGCGCTGCGCTGGAGGTCGAAAAGAACATGGTCTCGGCGCTGGAGGTGATCAGCGGCGTCTTTAATGCCGAGTATGGCCAGGCCATGTCGGGCGTGGTGAACATTGTAACGAAAGGGGTTCCAAGAAAATGGACCGGTTCGTTTTCGGCCGAAATCGGCGGAATCGCCAGTAACCGGAAGCTGGAATTCGTCAAGCGGCTGGCGCCACCTGGAAACGGCCTGCGCTACGATGATTTTACCTCGGAGATGGTGCCCTATTCCAAAGCGGCGGGCTTTCCGGGACATGAGGATCTGCAGTTTTCACTGGGAGGGCCGCTGCTGCAGGATAAGCTGGGGATTCGGGTAACGGGCCGCTATCTCTATACCGAGGGGCATGTGATCGGTCGCCGACTCTTCATGCCCTCGGACTCCTCTCAGAACCTGAGTTCGGGTAATCCGGAGACCTGGATCATTGAGTCGACCGGCGATCAGAAGTTTGTACCCTCGCATATGCGCCGCTATTCCATCAACGGGGCGCTGACCTACCAGATTACGCCGGGCGTACGCTTTGAGTACAATCTGCTCTGGCAGGACGCCACCGGACGCAACATTAACCATCAACAGAAATATGTGCCCGACGGCATCAACCGCTGGTTCAACAACAGCCAGTTCCATCTCTTCAGCCTGCGTCTTACGCCCAATGCCCATTCATTTGCCAACATCAACTACAGCTATCTGCGCGATGCCGGTGCCTCGCGGCTGTACGACATTCCGAAGGATTTCAAAGAGACGGGCATCTTGGATCGGCGCTACGTTTCGTCCAGGCTCAGTTCGCTGGAAGGTGGGAATGCCTTTGATGTTGGCGGTAACGACCTTTACAATGCCAGCGACCTGACCGTTACGCATACGATTCTGGCCGATTACACAAACCAGATCAACCAGGTACACCAGATCAAGGCAGGCTTCTCGGCTCGGTTGCATCGCATTCGAAACGGGAGCTATGGCATTGAGGTCAGCTCGCGCACGGGCTGGCTGCCGATGCCTTCGCCGGATCCCTACGGCCGTGACACGCTGCGGGCCGATCCGTACGAGCTGGCGGCCTACATTCAGGACAAAATGGAGTTCAAAAACCTGATTGTAAATGCGGGAATTCGTTTCGACTATTTCAATCCGGACTACGAAATTCCCATCGACTGGACGCAGGCCAACCAACTCTACATTCCGGTCATTGACGAGAACGGTCAGACGACCGGCGACTCACTCTACAACCGAAAGCCGGCACCGGCGCGTTATCAGATCAGTCCGCGCCTGGGTATTGCTTTTCCGATTTCGTCCTCCGGCGTGATTCGCTTTTCGGCCGGATTGTTTTTCCAGATTCCGCAGCTCAGCATTCTCTACACGAATCCCGAGTACGAAGTCAACCCGCAGGACAACAGCACCTACTTTGGCAATCCGGCCCTGAATCCCGAACGCACGCTGCATTTTGAGGTGGGGCTGCAGCAGGGGTTGACCGAGGATCTGGGGGTGGAACTCACGCTCTTTTCCAAAGACATCCGAAATCTGACGGGCGTTGAGATTCAACGCGACGTACGCACGACGGCCAACTTTGTGCGCTACATTAATCGGGACGTCGGTGTAGCCCGTGGCTTTACCTTCTCGCTTTACCAGCGGCCCGGCGGACCGGTTACCTGGGATGTTGACTACACGCTCCAGTTTGCCAAAGGCACTTCTTCGAACCCGGACGAAGCCTTTCAGCGCTTCCAGAGTGGTGAGGAGCCGATTCTCTCGCTGGTGCGCCTGGACTGGGACCGTCGGCACGTACTCAATGCCAGTATCACGCTGAATCCCAGTCCGGCGCTCTCGCTGACAATCTACAGTCGCTACCAGACCGGAACGCCGTATACCACGGTGCGCCGCTTCATTCGCTCCTACATCAAGAACAACGCCGACCGACCCAGCGGCTTCCTGACCGACCTGCGTATGTACCTGCGGCCGCCGGTCTTCAACAACCGGCTCAGCCTGATCCTGCAGGTCGACAATCTCTTTGATGCCAGGATTCACTACGGCGTCTATGAAGATACGGGGCGAGGTGACGAGTCGGTGACCAAAGAACAGTACGAACGGACGGGCACCCGTCCGGGTGGCGTTAACAGCCTGGACGAGTATTTCTACCGCCAGGACTGGTTCTCGCCGCCGCGGCGGGTCTACTTTGGCCTTCGCTACGATTTCTGA
- a CDS encoding PorV/PorQ family protein, with protein MQNRRLLPYIQRLVLVGLLGGSLAGQVVAQSRVGTTAAPFLILGTGARGSALGHAYTAVATGADALFWNPAGAARLYDGENRGAVFFTHTRWLADIDYNAFGLVVPVMTAGAVGLSLAQVDYGRMEVRTVDLPEGTGETFGATDLVIGLSYAQPLTNTFYIGGTVKYVRQQIYDMSAHTVAIDIGFVLETQYLNGLRLAASIMNFGGEMQMRGVNTRVFVDLDPTHSGSNDRLPAQLETNSWDLPLSFKFGVAWPLLRSDQMEMAFYADAHQPTDNNLNADFGTELRFMLGGMNLDLRAGYKDFPLQNAYSHLTLGGGLDMRVGAVRFGADFGYIPFELLGNVTMLDLRLYF; from the coding sequence ATGCAAAATCGACGGTTGCTTCCATACATCCAGCGGCTGGTGTTGGTAGGTCTGCTGGGAGGAAGTCTGGCCGGGCAGGTGGTGGCACAGAGCCGGGTGGGCACAACCGCCGCCCCGTTCCTCATTCTGGGCACCGGTGCTCGGGGCAGTGCGCTCGGGCACGCCTATACGGCCGTGGCCACCGGCGCCGACGCGCTGTTCTGGAATCCGGCCGGCGCCGCTCGCCTTTACGACGGCGAGAACCGTGGGGCTGTCTTCTTTACGCACACGCGCTGGCTGGCCGACATTGACTACAATGCCTTCGGGCTGGTCGTGCCTGTGATGACGGCCGGAGCCGTAGGGCTGTCGCTGGCGCAGGTGGACTACGGTCGGATGGAGGTGCGCACGGTGGACCTGCCCGAGGGTACCGGCGAGACGTTCGGGGCTACCGATCTGGTCATCGGCCTCAGCTACGCCCAGCCGTTGACGAATACCTTCTACATCGGCGGCACCGTCAAGTACGTACGCCAGCAGATCTACGACATGTCGGCCCACACCGTGGCCATCGACATCGGCTTCGTGCTGGAAACGCAGTATCTGAATGGACTGCGCCTGGCCGCTTCCATCATGAACTTCGGGGGAGAGATGCAGATGCGGGGGGTGAACACCCGGGTGTTCGTCGATCTGGATCCCACACACAGCGGCAGCAACGACCGGCTGCCCGCGCAGCTCGAAACGAACAGCTGGGATCTGCCCCTTTCGTTCAAGTTCGGTGTGGCCTGGCCGCTGCTTCGGTCCGATCAGATGGAGATGGCCTTCTACGCCGACGCGCATCAGCCCACCGACAACAACCTGAACGCCGACTTTGGTACCGAATTGCGCTTCATGCTGGGCGGGATGAATCTGGACCTGCGTGCCGGGTACAAAGACTTTCCGCTGCAGAATGCCTACTCTCACCTGACGCTGGGCGGTGGGCTGGACATGCGGGTGGGGGCGGTGCGCTTCGGTGCTGACTTTGGCTACATCCCCTTTGAGTTGCTGGGGAACGTGACCATGCTGGATCTGCGCCTGTACTTCTGA
- a CDS encoding sugar-binding protein → MKRLATTGTLLGLLLALSLTAQAPAQPVPPVPQIFTFNSLAEFDSLWTSYGAPVRFGYDPDTVTYPEGREYFVFFEYQDEGTMGKALQVDWSLFTDQSWGGSNGLLYIRPDPEVSSPSNPQPDSFFARASLWDISDFTHIHLRYKTLVPANHPDATIRIKLHDASEGVGTSPSSETEDWYTQSQDVYDDASGQWKVWTVPLVDLGLPGQTVPDGGFSRPGCQAGGDPLQQSGCWSGLLGNGKLDLDKIAALTIEFTGPQAGAQLDSTIFGTIVFDELWVSGVRYELLGNLDDPSALGHWKNSNAGSYQLVATTDTVEGSGALDLTYNLVGDQGWGGSVDIQYELPQGQFFPDMTARTHLSLFYKVLEPASDPSSVWLNIKLFDYSTGQKEEWHYSGIAHVLDDTTGVWRRLLVPLDGFAIPSWISYKGDEVLNLDKIGGWQIQIQIAEGATSSGRILFDRFSSYGERQTDFTPPEPVQGFDVLATSPYENLITWQDVPGESRETYTIYFSESPIDSVNQPGVMVVEANIPENTQIYTHKLFYPVNDQEVTYYYAIVAVDEAGNVSEPTRLSSPVTNTAKGLPTIAMAPPTNFVADGDLSEWVAAAKQGGITPIHLEPGGEFYGHVARGFEIDGPQDLSADVYLAVDNEALYVAMDVTDDAYNPVPDGVTSERWLYDGAELYIGLYDWRGPKHERFQSGEEPDYKFYLYKQVFFRDGGPEVQAGTEDYAWVQTAKGYALEARIRFDVHAYDTAPVFVPKNGMRVPLDIVIMDNDVGGQAREGILTYSPYNDDNSWQSPRYWFYTWIGDRFAVNVVRPLAGEVPQVFRVYGNYPNPFGRSTWIRYDLPRAERVLVQVFNALGQEVVTLVDGLQSAGTYEVRFDATGLPAGLYFYRVQAGRHMETRPMIVIR, encoded by the coding sequence ATGAAGCGCCTTGCTACCACCGGAACCCTGCTGGGACTGCTGCTGGCGCTGAGCCTGACTGCGCAGGCCCCGGCACAGCCCGTACCACCGGTGCCCCAGATCTTCACCTTCAATTCCCTGGCGGAATTCGACAGCCTGTGGACAAGCTACGGAGCACCGGTGCGCTTCGGGTATGATCCTGACACGGTGACCTATCCCGAAGGACGTGAGTACTTCGTGTTCTTCGAGTACCAGGATGAAGGTACCATGGGGAAAGCGCTCCAGGTAGACTGGTCTCTTTTCACGGACCAGTCCTGGGGCGGCTCAAACGGTCTGCTCTATATTCGCCCAGACCCCGAAGTGAGCAGCCCGAGCAATCCACAACCCGACTCTTTCTTTGCACGGGCATCTCTCTGGGATATTTCCGACTTCACGCATATTCACCTGCGCTACAAAACGCTGGTGCCGGCCAATCATCCGGATGCGACCATTCGTATCAAGCTGCATGATGCCAGCGAAGGGGTAGGTACCTCGCCCAGTTCAGAGACTGAGGACTGGTACACCCAGTCACAGGATGTCTATGACGACGCTTCCGGACAGTGGAAAGTGTGGACGGTGCCGCTGGTCGATTTGGGATTGCCCGGTCAGACAGTTCCGGATGGCGGCTTTTCGCGGCCGGGTTGTCAGGCCGGTGGGGATCCGCTGCAGCAGTCAGGCTGCTGGAGCGGCCTGCTGGGCAACGGCAAACTCGACCTCGACAAAATCGCCGCGCTGACCATCGAATTTACCGGTCCTCAGGCCGGCGCTCAGCTCGACAGCACCATCTTCGGTACGATTGTTTTTGACGAGCTCTGGGTCTCCGGCGTGCGCTACGAACTGCTGGGCAACCTGGACGACCCGAGCGCGCTGGGTCACTGGAAAAACAGCAACGCCGGCTCCTACCAGCTCGTCGCCACCACCGATACGGTCGAGGGAAGCGGGGCGCTGGACCTGACCTACAACCTGGTGGGCGACCAGGGCTGGGGCGGCAGCGTCGACATCCAGTACGAGTTGCCCCAGGGGCAATTCTTCCCCGACATGACCGCGCGCACGCACCTGAGCCTGTTCTACAAGGTGCTGGAGCCGGCCAGTGATCCGTCGAGCGTGTGGTTGAACATCAAGCTGTTCGATTACAGCACGGGACAGAAAGAGGAGTGGCACTACAGCGGGATTGCGCATGTGCTGGACGACACGACGGGGGTGTGGCGTCGGCTTCTGGTGCCGCTGGACGGGTTTGCGATTCCGAGCTGGATCAGTTACAAGGGGGACGAAGTGCTGAACCTGGACAAGATCGGCGGCTGGCAGATTCAGATTCAGATTGCAGAAGGGGCCACCTCCAGCGGGCGGATTCTCTTCGACCGCTTCTCCAGCTACGGCGAGCGCCAGACGGACTTTACGCCGCCAGAGCCTGTCCAGGGCTTCGATGTGCTGGCCACCTCGCCCTACGAAAACCTGATTACCTGGCAGGACGTGCCGGGTGAAAGCCGGGAAACCTACACGATCTACTTCAGTGAGTCGCCCATCGACTCGGTCAACCAGCCCGGCGTGATGGTCGTCGAGGCCAATATCCCGGAGAACACTCAGATCTACACGCACAAGCTCTTTTATCCGGTCAACGATCAGGAGGTGACCTATTACTATGCCATCGTGGCCGTCGACGAGGCGGGCAACGTATCGGAGCCGACCAGGCTCTCCAGTCCGGTGACGAACACGGCGAAGGGGTTGCCGACGATTGCGATGGCGCCGCCGACCAATTTTGTGGCCGACGGGGATTTGAGCGAATGGGTGGCGGCGGCCAAGCAGGGCGGCATTACGCCGATTCATCTGGAGCCGGGCGGGGAGTTCTACGGCCACGTGGCGCGTGGTTTTGAGATCGACGGGCCGCAGGACCTGTCGGCCGACGTGTACCTGGCCGTTGACAACGAGGCGCTCTATGTGGCGATGGACGTGACCGATGATGCCTACAATCCGGTGCCTGACGGGGTGACTTCGGAGCGCTGGCTCTACGACGGGGCCGAGCTCTACATCGGGCTTTACGACTGGCGCGGTCCCAAGCACGAGCGTTTTCAGAGTGGCGAGGAGCCGGACTACAAGTTCTATCTCTACAAGCAGGTGTTTTTCCGGGACGGTGGTCCGGAGGTGCAGGCGGGCACGGAGGACTATGCGTGGGTGCAGACGGCGAAGGGGTATGCGCTGGAGGCGCGCATTCGTTTTGACGTGCACGCTTACGATACGGCGCCGGTGTTTGTGCCGAAGAACGGGATGCGGGTGCCGCTGGACATAGTGATCATGGACAATGATGTGGGTGGTCAGGCGCGCGAGGGGATTTTGACCTACTCGCCTTACAATGATGACAATTCGTGGCAGTCGCCGCGTTACTGGTTTTACACGTGGATTGGGGATCGATTTGCGGTGAACGTGGTGCGGCCATTGGCGGGGGAGGTGCCGCAGGTGTTTCGGGTGTACGGGAATTACCCGAACCCGTTTGGTCGCTCGACGTGGATTCGGTATGATTTGCCGCGGGCGGAGCGGGTGTTGGTGCAGGTGTTCAATGCGCTGGGGCAGGAGGTGGTGACGCTGGTGGACGGGTTGCAGTCGGCGGGTACGTATGAGGTGCGGTTTGATGCGACCGGTTTGCCGGCGGGGTTGTATTTCTACCGGGTGCAGGCCGGTCGCCACATGGAAACCCGTCCTATGATCGTAATCCGATAA